In a single window of the Streptomyces sp. NBC_00285 genome:
- a CDS encoding potassium/proton antiporter: MPVSQGRERPLTVHHLNQLLLVCSLVLLVAVAAVRISSRSGLPSLLVYLGIGIAMGQDGVGDIHFDNAELTQVIGYAALVVILAEGGLGTKWKEIKPALPAATALALAGVAVSVGVTATAAHYLIGLEWRQALIIGAVVSSTDAAAVFSVLRKIPLPTRVTGTLEAESGFNDAPVVILVVAFSQAGPVDHWYALIGEITLELAIGAAVGIAVGWLGSWGLRHVALPASGLYPIAVMAIAVTAYAAGALAHGSGFLAVYLASMAMGNAKLPHWPATRGFADGLGWIAQIGMFVLLGLLVSPHELGDDVLPGLVIGLVLTMVARPLSVFLCLTPFRVPWQEQTLMSWAGLRGAVPIILATIPMVSGVEGSRRVFNIVFVLVVVYTLVQGPTLPWLARKLRLGGDPEAADLGIESAPLERLRGHLLSVAIPEGSRMHGVEVNELRLPAGAAVTLVVRDEESFVPLPTTVLRRGDELLVVATDPVRDAAERRLRAVGNGGKLAGWLGTGGIGGSR, encoded by the coding sequence ATGCCGGTGAGCCAGGGAAGGGAACGGCCGCTGACTGTCCACCACCTCAACCAGCTCCTGCTCGTCTGCTCGCTCGTACTGCTCGTCGCTGTGGCAGCGGTCCGGATCTCCTCGCGCAGCGGGCTCCCCAGCCTGCTCGTGTACCTGGGGATCGGCATCGCCATGGGCCAGGACGGCGTCGGCGACATCCACTTCGACAACGCCGAACTGACCCAGGTCATCGGGTACGCGGCCCTGGTCGTGATCCTGGCCGAGGGCGGCCTCGGCACGAAGTGGAAGGAGATCAAGCCGGCCCTGCCGGCCGCCACCGCGCTGGCACTGGCCGGGGTCGCGGTGAGCGTCGGGGTCACGGCGACGGCTGCGCACTACCTGATCGGGCTCGAGTGGCGCCAGGCGCTCATCATCGGGGCGGTCGTGTCCTCGACGGACGCGGCGGCGGTCTTCTCGGTGCTGCGCAAGATCCCCCTCCCCACGCGCGTGACGGGCACACTGGAGGCCGAGTCCGGCTTCAACGACGCCCCGGTGGTCATCCTCGTCGTCGCCTTCTCCCAGGCCGGACCGGTCGATCACTGGTACGCGCTGATCGGCGAGATAACCCTGGAGCTGGCCATCGGCGCGGCCGTCGGCATCGCGGTGGGCTGGCTCGGCTCCTGGGGCCTTCGGCACGTCGCCCTGCCGGCCTCCGGCCTCTACCCGATCGCGGTCATGGCGATCGCCGTCACCGCGTACGCGGCGGGTGCGCTGGCCCACGGAAGCGGCTTCCTCGCCGTCTACCTCGCCTCCATGGCGATGGGCAACGCCAAACTGCCGCACTGGCCCGCCACGCGGGGCTTCGCCGACGGGCTCGGCTGGATCGCCCAGATCGGCATGTTCGTCCTGCTCGGCCTGCTGGTCAGCCCGCACGAACTCGGCGACGACGTGCTGCCCGGACTCGTCATCGGGCTGGTGCTGACCATGGTCGCGCGGCCCCTGAGCGTCTTCCTGTGCCTGACGCCGTTCCGGGTCCCCTGGCAGGAGCAGACCCTCATGTCCTGGGCCGGACTGCGCGGCGCCGTGCCCATCATCCTGGCGACGATCCCCATGGTGAGCGGCGTCGAGGGCAGCCGCCGCGTCTTCAACATCGTCTTCGTCCTGGTCGTCGTCTACACCCTCGTCCAGGGTCCGACGCTGCCCTGGCTGGCGCGCAAGCTGCGGCTGGGCGGGGACCCCGAGGCCGCCGACCTCGGCATCGAGTCGGCGCCCCTGGAGCGGCTGCGCGGACATCTGCTGTCCGTCGCGATCCCCGAGGGGTCCCGGATGCACGGCGTCGAGGTCAACGAGCTGCGGCTGCCCGCCGGGGCCGCGGTCACCCTGGTCGTACGCGACGAAGAATCGTTCGTTCCGCTGCCCACGACGGTGCTGCGGCGCGGTGACGAACTCCTGGTCGTCGCCACCGACCCGGTCCGCGACGCCGCGGAACGGCGGCTGCGCGCGGTGGGCAACGGCGGCAAGCTGGCCGGATGGCTGGGCACGGGCGGGATCGGCGGCAGTCGCTGA
- a CDS encoding MFS transporter, with protein sequence MPSEGNRATRRQKGTAVASTVTSSRPGYGQLLRTRGAWTFLLPGFAARQPFAMLTISIVLLMQHTTGSYGAAGAVAAATGVSMALFAPYSGRLADRYGQRAVLIPGVLVHTLSVLSLTALALSHAPLWALFAAAVPTGASVPQIGPMVRARWGVTLQDSPLMTTAAAFESVTDELTFVFGPLLATALCTAVDPAAGLLTEASLTLLGGLLFAAQKSTQPTVAAVDGHTRVEHSSALRVPGVRVLIVTFLGIGSVFGGMQVSLAAFSDSIGEPGLNGVLYGVFAAGNMLSGLVCGAVAWKVAPQRRLVLGYGALALTASGLWAAHSVFVLAGLGLLVGMCIAPALITGYTLVENLVPRGARTEAFTWLTGAVALGQAAAVTIAGQLEDRLWAGAGFLVPMGGTLLALATLLALRSQLAGRPRSRTVARGIGHRVPVAVD encoded by the coding sequence ATCCCTTCCGAGGGGAACCGCGCTACCAGGCGGCAGAAAGGCACGGCCGTGGCATCCACGGTCACCTCCTCCCGCCCGGGATACGGACAGCTGCTGCGCACACGCGGCGCCTGGACGTTCCTGCTCCCCGGCTTCGCGGCACGCCAGCCGTTCGCGATGCTCACCATCTCCATCGTGCTGCTCATGCAGCACACCACCGGCTCCTACGGCGCGGCGGGCGCCGTCGCGGCCGCCACGGGCGTCTCCATGGCGCTGTTCGCGCCCTACAGCGGCCGTCTCGCGGACCGCTACGGGCAGCGCGCCGTCCTGATCCCCGGAGTGCTGGTCCACACCCTGTCGGTGCTCTCCCTGACCGCGCTCGCCCTCTCGCACGCGCCCTTGTGGGCACTGTTCGCGGCGGCCGTGCCCACGGGGGCCTCGGTGCCGCAGATCGGCCCCATGGTGCGCGCCCGCTGGGGCGTGACCCTCCAGGACTCGCCCCTGATGACCACGGCGGCGGCCTTCGAGTCCGTCACGGACGAGCTGACCTTCGTCTTCGGCCCACTGCTGGCCACCGCCCTGTGCACCGCCGTCGACCCCGCAGCCGGCCTGCTGACGGAGGCGTCGCTCACCCTGCTCGGCGGCCTGCTGTTCGCCGCGCAGAAGAGCACACAGCCGACGGTCGCCGCGGTCGACGGGCACACACGCGTGGAGCACTCCTCAGCTCTGCGCGTCCCCGGTGTGCGGGTCCTGATCGTCACCTTCCTGGGCATCGGTTCCGTCTTCGGCGGCATGCAGGTCTCCCTGGCCGCGTTCAGCGACTCGATCGGCGAACCCGGTCTGAACGGTGTCCTGTACGGCGTCTTCGCCGCGGGCAACATGCTCTCCGGCCTGGTCTGCGGAGCCGTCGCCTGGAAGGTGGCCCCGCAGCGCCGCCTGGTCCTCGGATACGGCGCCCTCGCCCTGACGGCCTCCGGCCTGTGGGCCGCGCACTCGGTGTTCGTCCTGGCGGGCCTCGGCCTCCTGGTCGGCATGTGCATCGCGCCCGCCCTGATCACCGGCTACACCCTGGTGGAGAACCTGGTCCCGCGTGGCGCCCGCACCGAGGCCTTCACCTGGCTGACCGGAGCGGTGGCACTCGGCCAGGCGGCCGCCGTCACGATCGCCGGGCAGCTGGAGGACCGCCTCTGGGCCGGTGCCGGATTCCTGGTGCCGATGGGCGGCACCCTGCTCGCCCTGGCGACCCTGCTGGCGCTGCGTTCGCAGCTCGCGGGACGGCCCCGCAGCCGGACCGTGGCACGTGGCATCGGTCACCGAGTGCCGGTGGCAGTGGACTGA
- a CDS encoding FmdB family zinc ribbon protein, which produces MPTYQYQCTECGEGLEAVQKFSDDALTECPNCQGRLKKVFSAVGIVFKGSGFYRNDSRGSSSSSTPSSPKPSTSTSTSASSGSESKSSSSESKSSSTGSSSSSSSAA; this is translated from the coding sequence GTGCCCACCTATCAGTACCAGTGCACCGAGTGCGGCGAGGGCCTCGAGGCGGTGCAGAAGTTCAGCGACGACGCCCTGACGGAGTGCCCCAACTGCCAGGGCCGTCTGAAGAAGGTGTTCTCCGCAGTCGGCATCGTCTTCAAGGGCTCCGGCTTCTATCGCAACGACAGCCGCGGCTCCTCGTCGAGCAGCACCCCGTCGTCCCCGAAGCCGTCGACGTCCACGTCGACATCCGCCTCGTCGGGATCCGAGTCGAAGTCGTCCTCCTCGGAGTCGAAGTCGTCGAGCACGGGCAGCTCGTCCAGCAGCAGCTCCGCAGCATAA
- a CDS encoding S-methyl-5'-thioadenosine phosphorylase → MANAEIGVIGGSGFYSFLDDVTEVQVDTPYGPPSDSLFLGEVAGRRVAFLPRHGRGHHLPPHRINYRANLWALRSVGARQVLGPCAVGGLRPEYGPGTLLVPDQLVDRTKSRAGTYFDGLPLPDGAVPNVVHTSLADPYCPVGRAAALKAARGRDWEPVDGGTLVVIEGPRFSTRAESLWHQAQGWSVVGMTGHPEASLARELELCYTSLTLVTDLDAGAETGEGVSHDEVLRVFAANVDRLRGVLFDAVAALPSPDERDCLCVNALGGMDPGFELP, encoded by the coding sequence ATGGCAAACGCAGAGATCGGCGTAATCGGAGGCTCCGGCTTCTACTCGTTCCTCGACGACGTGACCGAGGTCCAGGTGGACACCCCCTACGGTCCGCCCAGCGACTCCCTCTTCCTCGGCGAGGTCGCCGGCCGGCGGGTCGCCTTCCTGCCCCGGCACGGACGCGGCCACCATCTGCCGCCGCACCGGATCAACTACCGGGCCAATCTGTGGGCGCTCAGGTCGGTGGGGGCCCGGCAGGTTCTCGGCCCGTGCGCGGTGGGCGGGCTGCGCCCCGAGTACGGGCCGGGCACGCTGCTCGTGCCGGACCAACTGGTCGACCGTACGAAGTCCCGGGCGGGCACGTACTTCGACGGGCTGCCGCTGCCGGACGGCGCGGTACCGAACGTGGTGCACACCTCCCTGGCCGACCCGTACTGCCCCGTCGGGCGTGCGGCCGCGCTGAAGGCTGCCCGCGGGCGGGACTGGGAGCCGGTGGACGGCGGCACGCTCGTCGTGATCGAGGGGCCGCGCTTCTCGACCCGTGCCGAATCGTTGTGGCATCAGGCGCAGGGCTGGTCGGTGGTGGGCATGACCGGTCACCCCGAGGCGTCCCTCGCCCGTGAACTGGAGCTCTGCTACACGTCGTTGACCCTCGTCACCGACCTCGACGCGGGTGCCGAGACCGGCGAGGGCGTCTCGCACGACGAGGTGCTGCGGGTGTTCGCGGCCAACGTGGACCGGCTGCGGGGCGTGCTGTTCGACGCGGTGGCCGCGCTGCCGTCGCCGGACGAGCGGGACTGTCTGTGCGTGAACGCGCTGGGCGGGATGGACCCCGGGTTCGAACTGCCCTGA
- the mscL gene encoding large conductance mechanosensitive channel protein MscL: MSEKKPNVWEGFKAFLTRGNVVDLAVAVVIGAAFTNIVTAVVKGLINPLVGAIGTKNLDTYSSCLSDKCTGDEGIQLLWGSVLGATLSFVITAAVVYFLMVLPMSKYLARAEARRKAKEGTHEVIELTELEVLKEIRDALVAQRGSGHSER, translated from the coding sequence GTGAGCGAGAAGAAGCCGAACGTCTGGGAGGGTTTCAAGGCCTTCCTGACGCGCGGGAACGTCGTCGATCTGGCAGTCGCGGTCGTCATCGGCGCCGCTTTCACCAACATCGTCACCGCGGTGGTGAAGGGACTCATCAACCCGCTCGTCGGGGCGATCGGTACCAAGAACCTCGACACCTACAGCTCGTGTCTGAGCGACAAGTGCACGGGCGACGAAGGCATCCAGCTCCTGTGGGGCTCGGTGCTCGGCGCCACCCTGAGCTTCGTGATCACCGCGGCCGTCGTCTACTTCCTGATGGTCCTGCCGATGTCGAAGTACCTGGCCAGGGCGGAGGCCCGCAGGAAGGCGAAGGAGGGCACGCACGAGGTCATCGAGTTGACCGAGCTGGAGGTCCTCAAGGAGATCCGCGACGCGCTGGTGGCGCAGCGGGGCTCGGGGCACAGCGAGCGTTAG
- a CDS encoding low temperature requirement protein A: MTSSPTPTPVPARPTGRQRPLRRLTARGRDEAHRVASPLELFFDLCFVVAIAQAGVALVHSVAEGHAGQGLLNYAMVFFSIWWAWMNFTWFASAYDNDDALYRVVTLLQIAGVLILAAGVSRAFEDHEFLAVWLGYVTMRSALIVQWLRVARSSEGAERTTALRYTFGVLLCQVGWLGLVVLPEGGRAWVFLVMALLEMCVPVFAEKDHPTSWHPHHIAERYGLFTIIVLGETIAAATVAVKSGIDENDALDELLPIAAGGLLIIFAAWWIYFVVPIHGHLRSNKQAFLWGYGHYLVFASAAAIGAGLEVAVEQAVDKAHISTQAASAAVTLPTALYLLTVWLLHSRHFKVGVPQQLVLPVAALLVICCTFLGDRAVVAAGVVAALAVVTGTTLTARMVAREQREPVRTV; this comes from the coding sequence ATGACGTCCAGCCCGACTCCCACGCCCGTCCCCGCCCGGCCGACCGGCCGGCAAAGACCTCTGCGCAGACTCACCGCCCGTGGCCGGGACGAGGCCCATCGGGTCGCCTCGCCGCTGGAGCTCTTCTTCGACCTGTGCTTCGTGGTGGCCATCGCCCAGGCGGGCGTGGCCCTGGTGCACTCCGTCGCCGAGGGACACGCCGGCCAGGGGCTCCTCAACTACGCGATGGTCTTCTTCTCCATCTGGTGGGCCTGGATGAACTTCACCTGGTTCGCCTCGGCTTACGACAACGACGACGCCCTCTACCGGGTCGTCACCCTGCTGCAGATCGCCGGTGTCCTGATTTTGGCGGCCGGGGTGTCCAGGGCGTTCGAGGACCACGAGTTCCTGGCCGTGTGGCTGGGCTACGTGACCATGCGGTCGGCGCTGATCGTGCAGTGGCTGCGGGTGGCGCGTTCGAGCGAGGGCGCGGAGCGGACCACGGCGCTGCGGTACACGTTCGGCGTGCTGTTGTGCCAGGTCGGCTGGCTGGGCCTGGTGGTCCTGCCGGAGGGCGGGCGGGCCTGGGTCTTCCTGGTGATGGCGCTGCTGGAGATGTGCGTGCCGGTCTTCGCCGAGAAGGACCACCCGACGTCGTGGCATCCCCACCACATCGCGGAACGCTACGGGCTGTTCACGATCATCGTGCTCGGCGAGACGATCGCCGCCGCCACGGTCGCCGTGAAGTCCGGCATCGACGAGAACGACGCGCTGGACGAGCTCCTGCCGATCGCCGCGGGCGGACTGCTGATCATCTTCGCCGCCTGGTGGATCTACTTCGTGGTGCCCATCCACGGCCATCTGCGCTCCAACAAGCAGGCGTTCCTGTGGGGTTACGGCCACTACCTGGTCTTCGCGTCGGCCGCCGCGATCGGGGCGGGCCTGGAGGTCGCCGTGGAGCAGGCCGTCGACAAGGCGCACATCTCCACACAGGCCGCGTCGGCCGCCGTGACCCTGCCGACGGCCCTGTATCTGCTGACCGTCTGGCTGCTGCACTCGCGCCACTTCAAGGTGGGCGTCCCGCAGCAGTTGGTGCTGCCGGTCGCGGCGCTGCTGGTGATCTGCTGCACCTTCCTGGGCGACCGGGCGGTGGTCGCGGCGGGTGTCGTGGCGGCGCTGGCCGTGGTCACCGGGACGACACTGACCGCGCGGATGGTGGCGCGGGAGCAGCGGGAGCCGGTCCGAACGGTGTGA
- a CDS encoding P1 family peptidase, whose product MAVDALTDVAGVRVGHVTRTGGGWLTGTTVVLAPEGGAVAAVDVRGGGPGTKETDALDPRNVVQKVEAIVLTGGSAYGLDAASGVMAWLEERGRGVRVGPDATHVVPVVPAACVFDLGRGGDFRARPDAATGRAAVEAAAASAVGAAVREGCVGAGTGAAAGPLKGGVGTASMLLDSGITVAALVVVNAAGSVLDPETGVLYGELFQGRVDRPEAEVHEAARRRLAEAAATSGPPPLNTTLAVVATDAELSKAQAQKVAGTAHDGIARAVRPVHLLHDGDTVFALATGARPLDAEHPLALNPVLAAAADVVTRAIVRAVRAAESVEGAGGVWPAYEELYGSVGEG is encoded by the coding sequence ATGGCAGTTGACGCTCTGACGGACGTCGCCGGGGTGCGCGTGGGACACGTGACGCGCACGGGTGGCGGTTGGCTCACCGGTACCACCGTCGTGCTCGCCCCCGAGGGCGGGGCGGTCGCCGCGGTGGACGTGCGCGGCGGCGGACCCGGCACCAAGGAGACCGACGCGCTCGACCCGCGCAACGTGGTGCAGAAGGTCGAGGCGATCGTGCTGACCGGAGGCAGCGCGTACGGGCTCGACGCGGCCTCCGGGGTGATGGCCTGGCTGGAGGAGCGGGGGCGCGGGGTGCGCGTCGGGCCGGATGCCACGCATGTCGTGCCGGTCGTGCCCGCAGCCTGTGTCTTCGACCTCGGGCGGGGCGGTGACTTCCGGGCCAGGCCGGACGCGGCGACCGGGCGGGCCGCCGTCGAGGCCGCGGCGGCCAGTGCCGTCGGTGCGGCGGTGCGGGAGGGCTGCGTGGGGGCAGGGACGGGGGCCGCGGCCGGCCCGCTGAAGGGGGGTGTGGGCACGGCGAGCATGCTGCTCGACTCCGGGATCACCGTGGCGGCACTGGTGGTGGTCAACGCGGCGGGGTCGGTGCTGGATCCGGAGACGGGGGTGTTGTACGGGGAGTTGTTCCAGGGGCGGGTGGACCGTCCGGAAGCAGAGGTGCATGAGGCCGCGCGTCGGCGGCTCGCCGAGGCCGCGGCGACCAGCGGGCCGCCCCCGCTGAACACCACGCTCGCGGTGGTGGCCACCGACGCGGAACTGTCCAAGGCGCAGGCGCAGAAGGTGGCCGGTACGGCGCATGACGGCATCGCGCGCGCGGTGCGGCCGGTGCATCTGCTCCACGACGGCGACACGGTGTTCGCGCTGGCCACGGGTGCGCGGCCGCTGGATGCCGAGCACCCCCTCGCGCTCAACCCCGTGCTCGCAGCGGCGGCGGACGTGGTGACGCGGGCGATCGTGCGGGCCGTACGGGCGGCGGAGTCGGTGGAGGGGGCGGGAGGTGTGTGGCCGGCGTACGAGGAGTTGTACGGGAGCGTCGGCGAGGGCTGA
- a CDS encoding L,D-transpeptidase yields the protein MTTPDTAARRALGACAVLMVGALALTACGGSSNTQNDEKGAKGDKGTAQSSSAEIAISAKNGSTGASINSTGVKVGDGTLTGVRMSVAGTGQDVPGAMAANGVSWKPKEQLERGTKYEIAAKAKDADGRSVAAKSVFTTVSKANSFVGTYTPDDGTTVGVGMPVSFGFDRAISDKKAVQSHITVTSSNGQQVVGHWFGSQRLDFRPEEYWKAGSKVTMKIDLDGVEGANGVTGVQEKTVSFTVGRSQVSTVDADTQTMRVVRDGATVKTVPISTGSAEFTTYNGQMVISEKHKKIRMDSRTVALANAYDIPDVPDAMRLTQSGTFIHGNYWYNTANPPFGRQGTSHGCVGLRDVKGGQGDTPAKWFYDSSLVGDVVIVKNSPDKTVAPDNGLNGWNLSWNEWVAGSAAGTS from the coding sequence GTGACAACGCCGGACACAGCAGCGCGGCGCGCACTGGGGGCCTGTGCCGTCCTGATGGTCGGCGCCCTCGCCCTCACGGCGTGCGGCGGCAGCTCGAACACACAGAACGACGAGAAGGGAGCCAAGGGCGACAAGGGAACCGCCCAGTCATCGAGCGCGGAGATCGCCATATCCGCGAAGAACGGTTCGACGGGTGCGTCGATCAACTCGACCGGCGTGAAGGTCGGTGACGGCACCCTGACCGGCGTGCGGATGTCGGTGGCGGGCACGGGGCAGGACGTGCCGGGAGCGATGGCCGCGAACGGGGTGAGCTGGAAGCCGAAGGAGCAGTTGGAGCGCGGCACGAAGTACGAGATAGCCGCGAAGGCCAAGGACGCGGACGGCAGGTCGGTGGCGGCGAAGTCCGTCTTCACGACCGTGTCCAAGGCGAACAGCTTCGTCGGGACGTACACGCCGGACGACGGGACGACGGTCGGGGTCGGGATGCCGGTGTCGTTCGGCTTCGACAGGGCGATCAGCGACAAGAAGGCCGTGCAGTCGCACATCACGGTGACGTCGAGCAACGGTCAGCAGGTGGTCGGGCACTGGTTCGGCTCGCAGCGGCTCGACTTCCGGCCCGAGGAGTACTGGAAGGCCGGTTCGAAGGTCACGATGAAGATCGACCTGGACGGGGTCGAAGGCGCCAACGGCGTCACCGGGGTGCAGGAGAAGACCGTCAGCTTCACGGTCGGACGCTCGCAGGTGTCCACGGTGGACGCGGACACCCAGACCATGAGGGTCGTGCGGGACGGCGCGACCGTCAAAACGGTGCCGATCTCGACGGGCAGCGCGGAGTTCACCACGTACAACGGACAGATGGTGATCTCCGAGAAGCACAAGAAGATCCGCATGGACAGCAGGACGGTCGCCCTCGCCAACGCGTACGACATCCCCGACGTTCCGGACGCGATGCGTCTGACGCAGTCGGGGACCTTCATCCACGGCAACTACTGGTACAACACGGCCAACCCGCCCTTCGGCCGCCAGGGCACCAGTCACGGCTGCGTGGGACTGCGGGACGTGAAGGGCGGTCAGGGGGACACTCCGGCCAAGTGGTTCTACGACAGTTCGCTCGTCGGGGACGTGGTGATCGTCAAGAACTCCCCCGACAAGACGGTGGCACCGGACAACGGGCTCAACGGCTGGAACCTGTCCTGGAACGAGTGGGTCGCGGGCAGCGCAGCCGGCACGTCCTGA
- a CDS encoding DUF6227 family protein has translation MSVPYETAAYEPPESPESPEEHLARLLGRALNSFELPDETIRQLDCALAYDSSLHSAHHSAGLHRETYRHTWLLADGSALTLWELVHNTARGSNPQHEVYVDEEELRAATARLPLPPDAPDFELPVTVQLSPVHPPRHSYVPDDSADHARRLLRRAENADRPGPETADRLADACAHQITQAFGRPCRAGSAGLGYSLYEHAFLLRDGAEMSLWEVEHTATPDGRHMCEVYISEDAAREAMERRASQVF, from the coding sequence TTGAGCGTTCCGTACGAGACCGCAGCGTACGAACCACCCGAGTCGCCCGAGTCTCCGGAGGAGCACCTCGCGCGACTCCTCGGTCGTGCCCTGAACTCCTTCGAGCTGCCCGACGAGACGATACGGCAGCTGGACTGCGCGCTGGCATACGACAGTTCGCTGCACTCCGCGCACCACAGCGCGGGCCTGCATCGCGAGACGTACCGACACACGTGGCTGCTCGCCGACGGCTCCGCGCTCACCCTGTGGGAGCTCGTCCACAACACCGCGCGGGGCAGCAACCCGCAGCACGAGGTGTACGTCGACGAGGAGGAGCTGCGGGCTGCGACCGCGCGACTGCCCTTACCGCCGGACGCACCGGACTTCGAGCTGCCGGTGACGGTGCAGCTCTCGCCCGTGCACCCGCCGCGGCACTCCTATGTCCCCGACGACTCGGCGGACCACGCGCGCCGGCTCCTGCGTCGCGCGGAGAACGCGGACCGGCCCGGTCCGGAGACGGCCGACCGGCTGGCCGACGCGTGCGCGCACCAGATCACGCAGGCGTTCGGACGCCCGTGCCGGGCGGGGAGCGCCGGGCTGGGCTACTCGCTGTACGAGCACGCGTTTCTGCTGCGCGACGGCGCGGAGATGTCCCTGTGGGAGGTCGAGCACACGGCGACACCCGACGGACGGCACATGTGCGAGGTGTACATCAGCGAGGACGCGGCCCGAGAGGCGATGGAGCGGCGCGCGTCGCAGGTCTTTTGA